The window CGGGAGTCGGCGGCACGGACGCGGGGCGGATCGCAATTTCCGGCTCCGGGGTCCCCGCTGCCGTCGTCTCGGTCGCGTGCCGCTACATCCACGCACCCGCCGCGTACCTCGACATCCGCGATCCGGAGCGCGTCGTCTCGCTCGTCTGGAGCACGCTCAAGGAACTGAGAAAGGAGTGGCCGTGACGCTCGACGCAACGCTCGATTCCCTGCTCCCTCCCCTGCTCGAGGCGTACGGGCCGCCGGGCCGCGAGACGGGCGTCCGCTCGGTGCTGCGCCGCGCGCTGCGCGGGCTCGGAACGGTGACCGAGGAGCCCACGGGGAATCTGCGGCTCCATCGTCCCGGACGCGGGCCCCGCCTTCTCCTCATGGCCGCGATGGACGCGCCCGGAGTGATCGTGACGCGCGTCGACGGGACCGGGATGGGGAGGATCTCCATGGTCGGGAGCGGCCGTTCTCCGGCCGAGCTGATCGGCGCGACCGTGCGGTTCGAGGACGGGCGGCGCGGCATCCTGGGCGCCGACCGACCCAAGGCCGCGAAGGACACGGCCGAGATGGACGCGGAACAGCTCTTCTTCGAGACGGGGCTCTCCCCCAAGGAGGCGGCCCGGCGGTTCCCGGTGGGATCGGTGGGCGCGATCGAGGACCGTCCCGCGAGGCTCGGCGATCTCTGGTGCGCGACGAACGTCGACAATCGCGCCGGCTGCGCCGCCGTGGTGGCGGCGCTCCGCGCGGCTCGCGGGAATGGGTATGATCTCCACGTCATCTTCAGCGCGCAGAGCGACCCCGCGGCACGCGGGGCCCTGACCGGAGCCTTCGGGGTGGATCCGGAGCTCGCCGTCGTGGTCGAGGTGGCCCACGTCGATTCCAAGGAGACGGCCGGGATCGCCGTCGGCAAGGGGCCCGCGCTCTGCCTGAAAGAGGAAGGCTACGTGGCGCATCCCGAGGCGCTCGCGCTCGCGAAGCGCGCCGCGGCGGCCGCGCGCGTGAAGACGCAGTGGCTCATCCGCGAAACCGAGGGAAGCGACGCGCGCTCGATCCGGGCGGCACGCGCGGGCGTGCCGACGGCACTGATCGCCATCCCGGCGCGGCGCACCGGCGGGCCCTTCTCGCTGGTCCACGCGCGCGACCTCGCACAGACCGCGGCTCTCGTGGCGACGCTCGTCTCCGGAGGCTCCGCGAAACGCAAAGGAGGATCCCGATGAAGGTCTCCGATCGAGGGCGCGACGCGCAGGCGTCCCCCATCCGAAGACTTGCGCCTCACGCCGACGAGGCGGTCCGGAGCGGCGCCAAGGTCTACTACCTCAACATCGGCCAGCCCGATCTGCCCACGCCGGAGATCGTGATGGACCGGATTCGACAGTATCCCGGGAAGTACGTCCCCTACGCTCCTTCGGCGGGCATTCCGGAGTTCCAGAGGGGCATGGCGGGCTACTACGCGCAGCACGGGCTCTCGGTCGCGCCGGGCGAGGTGCTCACGACGGTGGGCGGGAGCGAGGCACTCCAGTTCGCCTTCTGGTCCCTCTTCAACCCCGGCGACGAGATCCTGCTGTTCGAGCCCTACTACACGAACTACTCCACGATGGCGCTCCTGGCCGGCGTCTCGGTGAAAGCGCTCACGTGTGACGGTCGGACCGGCTATCACCTGCCTCCGATGGAAGCCATCGAGCGCGCCGTGGGGCCGAAGACGCGCGGCGTCCTGATCTGCGCCCCTTCGAATCCCACGGGGACCGCGTACACCGCGGCCGAGATCGACGGGATCGTGGACCTGGCGAAGCGGAAGGACCTCTGGATCATCACGGACGAGGCCTACCGCGAGTTCATCTACGACGGCGGTGCGTGCGAGAGCCCGATGACCCGGAAGGGCGCCGAGGAGCGGACGGTGCTCGTGGATTCGATCTCGAAGCGCCTGAACATGTGCGGCGCGCGCGTGGGCTGCCTCGTGACGAAGAACGCCGCCGTGCGCGAGGCGTGCCTGAAATTCGCGCAGGCGCGGCTCTCGCCTCCCACGCTCGGCCAGTACGCGGCGGCCGTGATCGACCAGGTGCCCGCGTCCTACACGCAGGGGGTGGTCGCCGAGTTCAAGAAGCGCCGCGATCTCGTGCTCGAGGGGCTCTCGAAGATCCCCGGCGCCTTCGCGCGGAAGCCGGAAGGGGCGTTCTACTTGATGGCCGAGCTCCCGGTACCGGACGCCGAGGAGTTCGTGATCTGGATGCTGAAGGAGTACCGGAAGGACGGCGGCACGGTCATGGTGGCGCCGGGCGACGGGTTCTACGCGACGCCGGGACGCGGCAAGAACGAGATCCGGTTCGCGTACGTGCTCGAGACGGGCGCGCTCCGAGCGGCGATGGACATCCTGGCCGGCGCTCTGGCGGAGTATCCCGTCAAGGCGACCCCGAGGGCTTGAGCCCACACCCGACGGAACGACCCGGGACGTACGCCCGCCCCGCCGTCCTGTCGGTCGGTACGGCCGCGCTGGCTCTCCTCCTGGCGATGGCTCCCGCTCCGGCGTCAGCGCTGCCGGATGAGCCCTCCTGGCCGCCCCACGAGGGCTGGACCGCGGCGGGAACACGCGTACGGGTGACGGCCCGCTCGGGGTCCGGCGATCGACTCGTGGGGTGGATCCATGAGTGGAAGAGTGACTCTCTCGTGATCGCGCGCGATCCGAGCCGAGCGCACGTCCCGCTTCCCCGTCTCTCCGTGACGAGAATCGAGACGAGCGGAGGGGTGAGGGGACACGCGGTTCGAGGAGCGTTTCTGGGGTTCTTCGTCGGCGCGTTCGCGGGTACGTTCGTCGCCGCGTCGGTCAGTGACTTCGACCCATACGGCGTGAACGACGACGGTGACGCCGAAGCGTTCCTGCTGAGCTGGGCGGCGACCGCGGTCGCTTGCACGATCGTGGGGGGAATTCTCGGCGGCAGTCAGAAGACGGAGCGGTGGGACGAAGTGTACGAGCCTTGACGTCCTGCGGGCCCGGTCCTACGAGAAGAGCGCCCGGATCCCTTCCCTCGCCGCCTCCAGCCACGCCCCCGGCCAGATCCCCCCGGCCAGCGTGGCGACCGCGGTCACGATCAGGCAGAGCGCCAGCGTGACCGGCACGCGGATCGCGGGGAGCGCCTCCTGCTCCTCGCGCATGTACATCAGCACCATGAGCCGCAGGTAATAGAAGACCGAGACGGCGCTGTTCAGGACGCCGATCACGGCGAGGAGCACGTGACCGGACGACACGGCGGCTCCGAAGAGGTAGAGCTTCCCCATGAACCCCACGGTCGGCGGGATCCCCGAGAGCGAGATCATGAAGAGGGAGAGGAGCGCTCCGATCACGGGGTAGCGGAACCCGAGGCCGCTGTAGTCCTTCAGCTCCTCGCCGCGCTGCCCCTTGTGCTCCAGGAGCACGATCACCGCGAACGCGCCCAGGTTCATCGCGACGTAGGCCAGGAGATAGAACACGGCGGCGGCGCCACCGATGGGCCCGCCGGCGACCACGCCGATCAGGACGTAGCCGGAGTGCGCGATGCTCGAGTAGGCGAGCATGCGTTTGATGTTCGTCTGCACGATGGCGGCGATGTTCCCGATCGTCATCGTGAGCGCGGCGAGCACCGCGACGAGCGAGCTCCACTCGGCCGCCACGGGACCGAACCCGATGAAGAACGTCCGGAAGATGGCCGCGAACGCCGCCGCCTTGGGGCCGGCGGACATGAAGGCGGTGACGGGCGTCGGCGCGCCCTCG is drawn from Candidatus Eisenbacteria bacterium and contains these coding sequences:
- a CDS encoding pyridoxal phosphate-dependent aminotransferase encodes the protein MKVSDRGRDAQASPIRRLAPHADEAVRSGAKVYYLNIGQPDLPTPEIVMDRIRQYPGKYVPYAPSAGIPEFQRGMAGYYAQHGLSVAPGEVLTTVGGSEALQFAFWSLFNPGDEILLFEPYYTNYSTMALLAGVSVKALTCDGRTGYHLPPMEAIERAVGPKTRGVLICAPSNPTGTAYTAAEIDGIVDLAKRKDLWIITDEAYREFIYDGGACESPMTRKGAEERTVLVDSISKRLNMCGARVGCLVTKNAAVREACLKFAQARLSPPTLGQYAAAVIDQVPASYTQGVVAEFKKRRDLVLEGLSKIPGAFARKPEGAFYLMAELPVPDAEEFVIWMLKEYRKDGGTVMVAPGDGFYATPGRGKNEIRFAYVLETGALRAAMDILAGALAEYPVKATPRA
- a CDS encoding NADH-quinone oxidoreductase subunit N — encoded protein: MTLPFGIDAPLGMIEPLLVVSITGILLLLVDLVLPHGKKHLSAYVALLGVVYAMVRSAAQWGALEVGYSGMVVLDNLTTVLNLLFLGSTGVVILLSMPFLRRDDVEHSEYYALLLFATAGMMILGMGLDLITLFLGIEVMSISLYILAGYRRDSDASNEASMKYFLLGAFASSVMLYGIALVYGATGTTSLTRIADAIGGSSGLPEGLLLGGIALILVGLAFKVAAAPFHMWTPDVYEGAPTPVTAFMSAGPKAAAFAAIFRTFFIGFGPVAAEWSSLVAVLAALTMTIGNIAAIVQTNIKRMLAYSSIAHSGYVLIGVVAGGPIGGAAAVFYLLAYVAMNLGAFAVIVLLEHKGQRGEELKDYSGLGFRYPVIGALLSLFMISLSGIPPTVGFMGKLYLFGAAVSSGHVLLAVIGVLNSAVSVFYYLRLMVLMYMREEQEALPAIRVPVTLALCLIVTAVATLAGGIWPGAWLEAAREGIRALFS